From Methanocella paludicola SANAE, a single genomic window includes:
- a CDS encoding DUF655 domain-containing protein — protein sequence MPITHTTDIKEQFAYIIDFLPTGHAEDTRPIHLRKPLAQALGAEFFILLELSVKEGARVEIESKVFVGKGERDIVKHVEKRLRYDELTPSAKVELPYMIEKIVKENEAKYVEFFNTAQPITTRLHMLELLPGIGKKMMWAIIDERKKGKFKSFADIETRIKGLHHPDKLIAKRIEQEIQDEQMKYRMYAR from the coding sequence ATGCCAATAACCCACACTACTGATATAAAAGAACAATTCGCCTATATCATCGATTTCCTTCCTACAGGGCACGCCGAGGATACCAGGCCCATTCATCTGCGCAAGCCTTTAGCCCAGGCGCTAGGGGCCGAGTTCTTCATCCTGCTCGAGCTGAGCGTCAAGGAGGGCGCCCGCGTGGAGATCGAGAGCAAGGTGTTCGTGGGCAAGGGCGAGAGGGACATCGTCAAGCACGTGGAGAAGCGCCTGCGGTACGATGAGCTGACTCCCAGCGCTAAGGTCGAGCTTCCCTACATGATCGAGAAGATCGTGAAGGAGAACGAGGCTAAGTACGTGGAGTTCTTTAACACCGCTCAGCCTATTACGACCAGGCTGCACATGCTGGAGCTTTTGCCGGGCATCGGTAAGAAGATGATGTGGGCCATTATCGACGAGCGTAAGAAGGGTAAGTTCAAGAGTTTCGCCGATATCGAGACTCGTATCAAAGGCCTGCATCACCCCGATAAGCTTATCGCCAAGCGTATCGAGCAGGAGATCCAGGACGAGCAGATGAAGTACCGTATGTACGCCAGGTAA
- the rsmA gene encoding 16S rRNA (adenine(1518)-N(6)/adenine(1519)-N(6))-dimethyltransferase RsmA translates to MPAFTALTAFIAPDKRKDQHFLIDLNILKKIVAIADIHKDEDVLEIGTGPGNLTELLAQKARHVYTIEMDPALVALLEEKFKGSNVTIIKGNALKVEFPRFDKVVANLPYSISSDVTFKLLKNNFKLGILMYQREFAQRMIARVGEPDYSRLSVDVQHFADVEILMKVPPQAFSPPPEVESAVVRVTPRPAAYSVKDRALFMALVTAAFTQRRKRLRNALVNGAHIMGIHGMKALVSRLPPDLMDKRAEEVSPEEYAALADRLYELTAHERSGLSK, encoded by the coding sequence ATGCCCGCATTTACAGCGTTGACCGCATTTATCGCGCCCGATAAGCGCAAAGACCAACATTTTTTAATTGACCTTAATATTCTAAAGAAGATAGTCGCTATTGCTGATATCCATAAGGATGAGGATGTACTGGAGATCGGCACGGGCCCCGGGAACCTGACCGAGCTGCTGGCACAAAAGGCCCGCCATGTTTACACCATCGAGATGGACCCTGCGCTTGTGGCGCTTTTAGAGGAGAAGTTCAAGGGGTCCAACGTTACTATCATTAAGGGAAACGCCCTGAAGGTGGAGTTCCCGCGGTTCGACAAGGTCGTGGCGAACCTGCCATACTCGATATCCTCCGACGTTACGTTCAAACTATTAAAAAATAATTTTAAGCTCGGCATTTTAATGTACCAGCGCGAGTTCGCGCAGCGCATGATCGCGCGGGTCGGGGAGCCGGACTACTCCCGGCTCTCCGTGGACGTCCAGCATTTCGCCGACGTGGAGATACTGATGAAGGTGCCTCCTCAGGCGTTCTCTCCGCCGCCGGAGGTGGAGTCCGCCGTCGTCAGGGTCACGCCCAGGCCGGCAGCATACTCCGTTAAGGACAGGGCGCTGTTCATGGCGCTCGTTACGGCCGCCTTCACGCAGCGGCGCAAGCGCCTCCGGAACGCGCTGGTGAATGGCGCCCACATCATGGGCATTCATGGCATGAAAGCGCTCGTATCCCGACTGCCGCCAGACCTGATGGATAAGCGCGCCGAAGAGGTATCGCCGGAAGAATATGCCGCGCTTGCGGACAGGCTATACGAGTTGACGGCTCATGAGCGTTCGGGTCTATCGAAATAA
- a CDS encoding HemK2/MTQ2 family protein methyltransferase, whose protein sequence is MSVRVYRNKEFELLDDVYDPGEDSYLLVEAALKEVKPDDRVLEVGTGSGVVSLFVKDIAAKVVATDISPIACRNARINGVPVVRADLYSGICSQFDLIIFNPPYLPTVPEEQLGSWLNRAFDGGLTGRREIERFIKDIDRILAPGGRILAVISSITGIDETEALFKDKGFHMATAAIEKVPFEKLVVLRFSR, encoded by the coding sequence ATGAGCGTTCGGGTCTATCGAAATAAAGAGTTCGAGCTGCTGGACGACGTTTATGACCCCGGCGAGGACTCCTACCTGCTGGTGGAGGCGGCGCTGAAGGAAGTCAAGCCAGACGACCGCGTCCTGGAAGTGGGCACGGGCAGCGGCGTGGTCTCGCTTTTCGTTAAGGATATCGCAGCAAAGGTAGTGGCCACGGACATCAGCCCCATCGCCTGTCGTAACGCCCGCATTAACGGTGTGCCTGTCGTAAGGGCCGACCTTTACTCGGGGATTTGCAGCCAATTTGACCTCATTATCTTTAACCCGCCCTACCTTCCAACGGTGCCCGAAGAACAGCTCGGCTCGTGGCTGAACCGGGCCTTCGACGGAGGCCTGACGGGGCGGCGGGAGATCGAGCGCTTCATAAAGGACATCGACCGCATCCTGGCCCCTGGCGGCCGGATCCTGGCGGTCATATCGTCCATCACGGGCATCGACGAGACAGAGGCACTATTCAAGGATAAGGGCTTCCATATGGCAACTGCGGCGATAGAAAAGGTGCCTTTCGAAAAGCTGGTGGTCCTGAGATTTTCCCGGTAA
- a CDS encoding bifunctional ADP-dependent NAD(P)H-hydrate dehydratase/NAD(P)H-hydrate epimerase, with the protein MKPITVEDMRALEANSDYFGVSYGELMENAGRKAAESIIALFKRCNVLVVCGTGNNGGDGFVTARFLREAGYGVLIVLLGRVGQVKEGPALANIEIVRGMGIPVVESILPEEVPKEAFDGCDLIVDAVLGTGFQGTPREPARTAIRYMNQSPAPRVSLDVPSGLDAHTGECAECVDADLVITFYAPKKGLDRYKVEVVDIGIPKKAFTHIGPGSMVGLRSRGDFVEKGGGGRLLIIGGGPYTGAPAMAAMAAYRAGAEIVTVAAPKRAADIIASFSPDLIVRPLSDEDFLVEKDVPMLKELISRHHAVVIGMGLGREPETLAAAGRIIPLCERAVIDADVLQTEIPLSGIVTPNVHEFNRLSGETLGPKDTAAAEKVRKFSAQNKVVTLWKGSPAVVSDGNEVKINSTGNPGMAVGGTGDVLAGITGAFYCRNDAFKAACAAAFISGAAGDMAFEDKGYGLVATDVIHWLPYAVKRYRHA; encoded by the coding sequence TTGAAGCCCATCACCGTGGAGGATATGAGGGCGCTCGAGGCGAACTCGGACTATTTTGGCGTGAGCTACGGGGAGCTGATGGAGAACGCCGGCCGCAAGGCGGCCGAGTCCATCATCGCGCTGTTCAAGAGATGTAACGTGCTCGTCGTCTGCGGCACGGGCAACAACGGCGGCGATGGCTTTGTCACGGCCCGATTCCTCCGTGAGGCCGGGTACGGCGTGCTTATCGTCCTCTTAGGCAGGGTGGGCCAGGTCAAAGAGGGCCCTGCGCTCGCGAATATCGAGATCGTAAGAGGCATGGGGATCCCCGTCGTAGAGTCCATACTGCCTGAGGAGGTCCCGAAGGAAGCGTTCGACGGGTGCGACCTCATCGTCGACGCCGTCCTTGGCACGGGCTTCCAGGGCACCCCGAGGGAGCCTGCTCGAACTGCCATACGTTACATGAACCAAAGCCCTGCCCCCAGAGTTTCGCTTGACGTGCCCAGCGGCCTGGACGCCCATACGGGAGAATGCGCCGAATGCGTCGATGCCGACCTTGTGATCACTTTTTACGCTCCTAAAAAGGGGCTGGACAGGTATAAGGTCGAAGTTGTCGACATCGGCATACCTAAAAAGGCCTTTACTCATATTGGCCCCGGCAGCATGGTGGGGCTCAGGTCCCGCGGCGACTTCGTGGAAAAGGGCGGCGGAGGGCGTCTACTGATCATTGGCGGAGGGCCGTACACCGGCGCGCCTGCGATGGCCGCGATGGCGGCATATCGCGCGGGCGCCGAGATCGTCACGGTCGCCGCGCCTAAACGGGCGGCAGATATCATCGCTTCCTTCTCGCCCGACCTGATCGTGAGGCCGCTGTCGGACGAGGACTTCCTTGTCGAAAAGGACGTTCCCATGTTGAAGGAATTAATATCGAGGCACCACGCGGTCGTCATCGGCATGGGCCTTGGCCGGGAGCCTGAGACGCTTGCCGCGGCCGGACGGATAATACCGCTGTGCGAGCGTGCCGTCATCGACGCCGACGTTTTGCAGACGGAGATACCCCTTAGCGGTATCGTCACGCCCAACGTCCACGAGTTCAACCGGCTCAGCGGCGAGACCCTGGGGCCAAAGGATACTGCAGCAGCCGAAAAAGTCAGAAAATTCTCAGCACAAAATAAGGTGGTCACGCTATGGAAAGGCAGCCCTGCCGTAGTGAGCGATGGCAATGAGGTAAAGATCAATAGTACGGGTAATCCGGGCATGGCCGTTGGCGGGACCGGGGACGTACTGGCCGGCATCACAGGCGCCTTCTACTGCCGCAACGACGCCTTCAAGGCGGCGTGCGCAGCGGCTTTCATCAGCGGCGCCGCGGGAGACATGGCATTCGAGGATAAGGGCTACGGCCTGGTCGCCACGGACGTCATCCACTGGCTGCCGTATGCGGTAAAACGATACCGGCACGCATAA
- the moaC gene encoding cyclic pyranopterin monophosphate synthase MoaC — protein sequence MRSTDFTHVEGDKVKMVDVGSKEEVVRIARASGTIHLTKETMALIKAGNVKKGNVLAAARIAAIQAAKHTWETIPLCHQIPITGIDVEFEVGDTDIKAIAEVRSVGKTGVEMEALCAVSTALLTIWDMVKAVEKDETGNYPETKITNIVVDKKIKAKQ from the coding sequence ATGCGTTCCACCGATTTTACTCACGTCGAGGGCGACAAGGTCAAGATGGTCGACGTGGGATCCAAGGAGGAGGTCGTCCGCATCGCCCGGGCGAGCGGCACCATTCACCTTACGAAGGAGACGATGGCCCTCATCAAGGCGGGCAACGTGAAGAAGGGCAACGTCCTGGCTGCGGCCCGCATCGCGGCCATCCAGGCGGCAAAGCACACATGGGAGACCATTCCCCTCTGCCACCAGATACCCATCACGGGCATCGACGTCGAGTTCGAGGTCGGAGATACGGATATCAAGGCCATTGCCGAAGTCCGCTCCGTGGGCAAGACGGGCGTCGAAATGGAAGCCCTGTGCGCCGTCAGCACCGCGCTGCTGACCATCTGGGACATGGTGAAGGCTGTCGAGAAAGACGAGACCGGCAACTATCCTGAAACGAAGATCACTAATATCGTCGTCGATAAAAAGATCAAGGCTAAGCAATGA
- a CDS encoding RNA methyltransferase: protein MISIRVVLIEPLYEGNVGSVCRSMKNFGFADIVLVKPCRLDNFAKAMASHAQDLLATARIVDTFDEALEGADLLVATTGKPGAHINSHVRYPFYNPKELRTMLEDKSGTAALIFGREDAGLPNEIVERCDIVAYIPTSKDYPIMNLAQAVSIFLYELSGFKGGNVALADREDVDRLYENYSNLLDDINYPEHKKDKTMMMLRRIYGRAMLNRREYYTMMGVLHEIGLALERAKKR from the coding sequence ATGATCTCAATTCGTGTCGTTCTTATCGAGCCGCTCTATGAGGGTAACGTGGGGTCGGTGTGCCGCTCCATGAAAAATTTCGGCTTCGCGGACATCGTTCTAGTGAAGCCCTGCAGGCTCGATAACTTCGCGAAGGCCATGGCCTCGCACGCGCAGGACCTTCTCGCTACCGCCCGCATCGTTGATACTTTTGATGAGGCCCTCGAAGGGGCGGACTTACTGGTAGCAACGACCGGCAAGCCAGGCGCGCATATAAACAGCCACGTCCGGTACCCGTTCTATAATCCTAAAGAGCTCCGCACGATGCTGGAGGATAAATCCGGGACCGCGGCGCTCATATTCGGCCGCGAGGACGCCGGCCTTCCCAACGAGATCGTCGAGCGCTGCGATATAGTCGCATACATCCCCACTTCTAAGGACTACCCGATCATGAACCTGGCCCAGGCCGTCTCTATTTTCCTTTACGAGCTATCGGGCTTCAAAGGCGGCAACGTGGCGCTGGCCGACCGCGAGGACGTAGACCGGCTATACGAGAATTATAGCAATCTCCTCGACGACATCAACTACCCGGAACACAAAAAGGACAAGACCATGATGATGCTCAGGCGCATATACGGCCGTGCCATGCTCAACCGGCGGGAGTATTACACCATGATGGGCGTGCTCCACGAGATAGGCCTGGCGCTTGAGCGGGCGAAAAAAAGATAA